The Trichosurus vulpecula isolate mTriVul1 chromosome 3, mTriVul1.pri, whole genome shotgun sequence genome includes a window with the following:
- the LOC118842238 gene encoding olfactory receptor 2D2-like, producing MSQTNQTWVTEFLLLGLSDDPQTQALLFVLFLGVYFVTALGNLLIIILVLADSHLHIPMYFFLCNLSLADFFSSTNIVPQALVHMLSKRKVMSFTNCASQLFLYLFFGATQCALLAVMSYDRYLAICDPMHYSIIMTWKACGHLALGCWVSGVLISLVDTTFTLCLPYQGDNRIAHFFCEAPVLLALASGDTYRSQMAIFLMGVVILLAPMSLILGSYSFIIVTVIRMKTTSGRLKAFSTCGSHLIVVILFYGSAIMTYMTPRSSKEQDKLVSVLYAVVNPMLNPLIYSLRNKDVKRALRNVVNQAPSWRK from the coding sequence ATGAGCCAGACCAACCAGACGTGGGTGACAGAATTCCTCCTCCTGGGACTCTCTGATGACCCTCAGACTCAAGCATTACTCTTTGTACTGTTTCTAGGAGTTTACTTCGTCACTGCACTTGGAAACCTGCTCATTATCATCCTAGTTCTGGCTGATTCGCACCTCCATATAcccatgtatttttttctgtgtaaCTTGTCTCTTGCTGACTTCTTCTCCTCTACCAACATTGTTCCCCAGGCTCTCGTCCACATGCTGTCCAAAAGGAAGGTTATGTCCTTCACGAACTGTGCATCCCAGCTTTTCCTATACCTCTTTTTCGGTGCTACACAATGTGCTCTATTAGCTGTGATGTCCTATGACAGATACTTGGCAATCTGTGACCCCATGCACTACTCTATCATCATGACTTGGAAAGCGTGTGGCCATTTGGCCTTAGGGTGCTGGGTCAGTGGTGTTCTAATATCCTTGGTGGATACTACATTTACACTATGCCTCCCCTACCAAGGAGACAATAGGATTGCTCATTTCTTTTGTGAGGCCCCAGTTCTCTTGGCCTTGGCATCTGGAGACACTTACAGATCACAGATGGCCATTTTCCTCATGGGTGTGGTGATTCTTCTTGCACCCATGTCCTTGATACTGGGCTCCTATAGTTTTATCATAGTGACTGTCATCAGGATGAAGACAACTTCAGGGAGGCTCAAGGCTTTCTCCACCTGTGGCTCCCATCTTATTGTGGTTATCTTATTTTATGGATCAGCAATCATGACCTACATGACACCCAGGTCATCCAAAGAGCAGGATAAGCTGGTGTCTGTGTTGTATGCTGTGGTAAACCCCATGCTTAACCCTCTCATCTATAGCTTGAGGAACAAAGATGTAAAGAGAGCACTCAGGAATGTAGTCAACCAAGCACCATCCTGGAGAAAATGA
- the LOC118844353 gene encoding olfactory receptor 2D2-like, with protein MNQYNCTWVTEFLLLGLSDDPRTLLLLIMLFLWVYLSTVLGSLLLIYLILTDSQLHTPMYFFICNLSLADLGVSTVIVPQAVVHMLTRRNAISFIGCGAQIFLSIFSGATQCSLLAVMSYDRYLAICDPMHYSLIMTGRICAQLALGCWVCGIVASSVDTIFTLYLPYQGDNRIAHFFCDAPILLTLASGDTHKAEIAIFFMGVVILLVPVSLILVSYGFIIVTVIRMKTTSGRLKAFSTCGSHLLVVILFYGTLITAYMIPKSSREQMKRVAVFYGVINPMLNPLIYSLRNKDVMRAFRNAVNRRKS; from the coding sequence ATGAACCAATACAACTGTACCTGGGTCACAGAATTTCTCCTTCTGGGTCTTTCTGATGACCCTCGGACTTTGCTGCTGCTCATTATGTTGTTCTTATGGGTCTACTTAAGTACTGTGCTTGGGAGCTTACTCCTCATCTATCTGATTCTAACTGACTCACAGCTTCATACACCCATGTACTTTTTCATTTGCAATTTGTCTCTGGCTGACCTTGGCGTCTCTACTGTCATAGTTCCCCAAGCAGTAGTCCACATGCTAACTAGAAGGAATGCTATTTCCTTTATTGGATGTGGAGCTcagatttttctttccatcttttctggAGCTACACAATGTTCGCTGTTAGCTGTGATGTCCTATGACCGGTACTTGGCAATCTGTGACCCCATGCATTACTCTCTCATCATGACAGGTAGGATATGTGCCCAATTGGCACTGGGGTGCTGGGTCTGTGGCATTGTAGCATCTTCAGTTGATACTATATTCACATTATACCTCCCCTACCAAGGAGACAATAGGATTGCCCATTTCTTTTGTGATGCTCCAATTCTCTTGACCTTGGCATCTGGAGACACTCATAAAGCAGAAATAGCTATTTTCTTCATGGGTGTAGTGATTCTTCTTGTACCTGTGTCCTTGATTCTGGTCTCCTATGGCTTTATCATAGTGACTGTCATCAGGATGAAGACAACCTCAGGAAGACTCAAGGCATTCTCCACCTGTGGCTCCCATCTTCTTGTGGTCATCCTTTTTTATGGGACCCTAATAACTGCCTACATGATACCCAAGTCCTCCAGGGAGCAGATGAAGCGGGTTGCTGTATTCTATGGTGTCATAAACCCCATGCTTAATCCTCTAATCTACAGCCTGAGGAATAAGGATGTAATGAGGGCATTCAGGAATGCAGTCAACAGGAGAAAATCCTGA